One genomic segment of Dehalococcoidia bacterium includes these proteins:
- a CDS encoding aquaporin has translation MAVLFPPIKVRWGTREVPWTWVPANVREMVEAARPVFAEFLGSLAFVFLAGSLLVHVAERTYGSIGLLTVALGTALAYGIIVSVFHPFSGGHINPAVTLGVMAARRLPLLEGLLYIAGQLVGGLLGALMLNFVYRGMAADAARSAVLTFSDRYHGSWPALFTGGFLEAALTFVLVLAFLSTLVDPRGQRAFGGLAVGLVMFVAMVLAFPLTGAALNVARVFATAAVANHWADFAMYWLGLAGGLVAGLVYALVLAEREQTETR, from the coding sequence ATGGCGGTGTTGTTTCCTCCCATAAAGGTCAGGTGGGGCACCAGGGAGGTGCCCTGGACCTGGGTGCCCGCCAACGTGCGGGAGATGGTGGAGGCGGCCCGTCCCGTCTTCGCCGAGTTCCTGGGTAGCCTGGCCTTCGTCTTCCTGGCCGGCTCCCTGCTGGTCCATGTGGCCGAGCGCACCTATGGCTCCATCGGCCTGCTGACGGTCGCCCTGGGCACCGCTCTCGCCTATGGAATCATCGTCTCCGTCTTCCACCCCTTCTCCGGGGGCCACATCAATCCCGCGGTGACCCTGGGCGTCATGGCGGCTCGGCGGCTGCCCCTGCTGGAGGGCCTCCTCTACATAGCGGGGCAGCTGGTGGGCGGGCTGTTGGGCGCCCTCATGCTCAACTTCGTCTACCGCGGCATGGCGGCTGACGCTGCCCGCTCGGCGGTTCTGACCTTCAGCGACCGCTATCACGGGAGCTGGCCGGCCCTGTTCACGGGCGGCTTCTTGGAGGCGGCCCTGACCTTCGTGCTGGTGCTGGCCTTCCTCTCCACCCTGGTGGACCCGCGCGGCCAGCGGGCCTTCGGTGGCCTGGCGGTGGGGCTGGTGATGTTCGTGGCCATGGTCCTGGCCTTCCCCCTGACGGGGGCGGCCCTGAACGTGGCCCGCGTCTTCGCTACCGCCGCCGTGGCCAACCACTGGGCTGACTTCGCCATGTACTGGCTGGGGCTGGCCGGCGGCCTGGTGGCCGGGCTGGTCTACGCCCTGGTGCTGGCCGAGCGGGAGCAGACCGAGACGCGGTAA
- a CDS encoding AAA family ATPase, whose translation MDASSLPPVLRAFLDPSFYPHPVERVDVLQTHISYVFLAGDYAYKVKKAVDFGFLDYSTPARRRYYCRREVELNRRYCPHVYLGVATVRDEDGRLSLDGRGRAVEYAVRMRRVPEERMLHRLLAEGQATPEMLAAIARRLAQAHAEAPSGPHVARYGTWAIAYAWRENFQQWQGFVGETIAPEQDALLRGYVSWFLRRRRHLLRQRAAEGRVRECHGDLRSESVVVWPDGSVCIMDCIEFSRRLRCTDVAGDVAFLAMDLEFRGRPDLAEAFVSAYLEASGDGGLPQVLDFYRCYRAAVRGKVEGFLLRQPEVPPGEREAALERARRYFDLACRYAARDWPALIITCGLAGSGKSTLAGALGLPVVSSDVVRKELAGLPPEQSARAPWQRGLYAPSVTRRTYAEMLSRAEALLREGRWVVLDATFLRRWQRQAARRLAQRQGVRFLCIELQADDELVRRRLQGRESTGGPSDADWQIYLRQKEALEPPDELPPDERLALSASLSPREQVAAVRRALGL comes from the coding sequence ATGGACGCCTCCTCCCTGCCGCCGGTGCTGCGCGCCTTCCTGGACCCGTCCTTCTACCCCCATCCGGTGGAGCGGGTGGACGTCCTCCAGACCCATATCTCCTACGTGTTCCTGGCCGGCGACTACGCCTACAAGGTCAAGAAGGCGGTAGACTTCGGCTTTCTCGATTACTCCACTCCCGCCCGCCGGCGCTACTACTGCCGGCGCGAGGTGGAGCTGAACCGCCGCTATTGCCCCCACGTCTACCTGGGGGTGGCGACGGTGAGGGACGAGGACGGACGTCTCTCCCTGGACGGTCGGGGGCGGGCGGTGGAGTATGCCGTCAGGATGCGGCGGGTGCCCGAGGAGCGCATGTTGCACCGCCTGCTGGCGGAGGGCCAGGCCACGCCGGAGATGCTGGCGGCCATCGCCCGCCGTCTCGCCCAGGCCCATGCGGAGGCCCCTTCGGGCCCTCATGTGGCCCGTTACGGCACCTGGGCCATCGCCTATGCCTGGCGCGAGAACTTCCAGCAGTGGCAGGGCTTCGTGGGCGAGACCATCGCCCCGGAACAGGATGCCCTGTTGCGGGGCTACGTGTCCTGGTTCCTGCGCCGCCGTCGGCATCTGCTGCGACAGCGCGCGGCCGAGGGGCGGGTGCGGGAGTGTCATGGCGACCTGCGCAGCGAGAGCGTCGTCGTCTGGCCCGACGGCTCCGTCTGCATCATGGACTGCATCGAGTTCAGTCGACGTCTCCGCTGCACCGACGTGGCCGGGGACGTGGCCTTCCTGGCTATGGACCTGGAGTTCCGGGGCCGTCCCGACCTGGCCGAAGCCTTCGTGTCTGCCTACCTGGAGGCGAGCGGTGACGGCGGGCTGCCGCAGGTGCTGGACTTCTATCGCTGTTACCGGGCAGCGGTGCGGGGCAAGGTGGAGGGGTTTCTGCTGCGCCAGCCCGAGGTCCCGCCCGGGGAGAGGGAGGCGGCCCTGGAGCGAGCGCGGCGCTACTTCGACCTGGCCTGTCGCTATGCGGCCCGCGACTGGCCGGCCCTGATAATCACCTGCGGGCTGGCCGGCAGCGGCAAGTCCACCCTGGCAGGGGCCTTGGGTCTCCCTGTCGTCTCCTCCGACGTGGTGCGCAAGGAGCTGGCAGGCCTCCCTCCCGAGCAGTCGGCGCGGGCGCCCTGGCAGCGGGGCCTGTACGCTCCGTCCGTCACCCGCCGCACCTACGCCGAGATGCTGTCGCGGGCCGAGGCGCTGCTCCGGGAAGGGCGATGGGTGGTGCTGGATGCCACCTTCCTGCGCCGCTGGCAGCGCCAGGCGGCGCGGCGGCTGGCCCAGCGGCAGGGAGTGCGCTTCCTCTGTATCGAGCTGCAGGCCGACGACGAGCTGGTGCGGCGACGGCTGCAGGGGCGGGAGAGCACGGGCGGCCCCTCCGACGCCGACTGGCAGATCTACCTGCGCCAGAAGGAGGCCCTGGAGCCCCCGGACGAGCTGCCTCCTGACGAGCGGCTGGCGCTGTCCGCCTCGCTGTCGCCCCGGGAGCAGGTGGCAGCGGTGAGGCGGGCCCTGGGACTGTGA
- a CDS encoding NUDIX domain-containing protein — MPPSATSSVVTSFLLRRGPGGPRLLFLRRSARVGTYRGRWAGISGYLEDADPLAQALREIEEEAGLPPSAVQLLRAGRPLPVPDPRLGRLWIVHPFLFEVAQGQAPRLDWEHTRARWARPETVFRLPTVPRLPETLQRVYPLVPPSVEAAAETIASDRSRGARQLAAAALEALAAVAPAPPVRLRAAACYLARARPGIPAIALAVAHAYSRALGSSDPSSSLREAAGRLEGTAREAALQAASVLPAGTVLTYSRSSTVLLALLARRPARVLLSEGRPGQEGLQMARELARAGIDVTLVADAQLPGLVAEAEAVAVGADAILADGSFLNKAGTMPLALTARRLRVPVYVVAESWKVLPPGVRPFPEEGDPAEVAPPLTGVTVRNPYFETTPGPLVTAYLTEEGALTPAALRPKALAAREAWRRLFGRSRADLA, encoded by the coding sequence ATGCCTCCCTCGGCCACGTCGTCCGTCGTCACCTCCTTCCTGCTCAGGCGAGGCCCGGGCGGGCCTCGCCTGCTCTTTCTGCGTCGCAGCGCCAGGGTGGGCACCTACCGTGGTCGCTGGGCCGGCATCAGCGGCTACCTGGAGGACGCCGATCCCCTGGCCCAGGCCCTGCGAGAGATAGAGGAAGAGGCTGGCCTCCCGCCCTCTGCCGTGCAGCTACTGCGGGCCGGCCGCCCCCTCCCGGTGCCCGACCCCCGCCTGGGACGGCTGTGGATAGTCCACCCCTTCCTGTTCGAGGTCGCCCAGGGGCAGGCACCTCGCCTGGACTGGGAGCACACCCGCGCCCGCTGGGCGCGCCCCGAGACCGTCTTCCGCCTGCCCACGGTGCCCCGCCTGCCCGAGACCCTGCAGAGGGTCTACCCCTTGGTGCCGCCGTCCGTCGAGGCCGCTGCCGAGACCATCGCCTCCGACCGCAGCAGGGGCGCCCGCCAGCTGGCGGCGGCTGCGCTGGAGGCCCTGGCGGCCGTCGCACCCGCCCCGCCCGTCCGGCTGCGGGCCGCCGCCTGCTACCTGGCCCGCGCCCGCCCTGGCATCCCGGCCATTGCCCTGGCGGTGGCCCACGCCTACTCCCGTGCCCTGGGCTCCTCGGACCCGTCTTCTTCTTTGCGTGAGGCTGCAGGTCGTCTGGAGGGGACGGCCAGGGAGGCGGCGCTGCAGGCAGCATCGGTCCTCCCCGCCGGCACCGTCTTAACCTACAGCCGCTCCTCCACGGTACTGCTGGCCCTTCTGGCCCGTCGCCCAGCCCGGGTGCTCCTGAGCGAGGGCCGGCCGGGACAGGAGGGGCTGCAGATGGCGCGAGAGCTGGCCAGGGCCGGCATCGACGTGACCCTGGTGGCCGACGCCCAGCTCCCCGGCCTGGTGGCCGAGGCCGAGGCGGTGGCCGTGGGGGCCGATGCCATCCTGGCCGACGGCTCCTTCCTCAACAAGGCGGGGACCATGCCCCTGGCGTTGACTGCCCGACGCCTTCGCGTGCCCGTCTACGTGGTGGCCGAGTCCTGGAAAGTCCTCCCTCCGGGCGTCCGTCCCTTCCCCGAGGAAGGCGACCCGGCCGAGGTGGCCCCGCCCCTGACGGGGGTGACGGTGCGCAACCCCTACTTCGAGACGACCCCCGGCCCCCTGGTGACGGCCTATCTCACGGAGGAAGGGGCCTTGACCCCGGCTGCCCTGCGCCCGAAAGCCCTCGCCGCCCGCGAGGCATGGCGGCGGCTTTTCGGGCGCTCCCGGGCCGATTTGGCCTAG
- a CDS encoding transglutaminase-like domain-containing protein yields MREGRWHRQALAREVQAPDDQIDLARCALLIACEEYPGLDVDSYLCLLDELACRCRRQLRPGSGPYHIIGTINHVLFQQEGFRGNRRDYYDPDNSYLNRVLERKVGIPITLSLVYMEVARRLGFPLWGVALPGHFIVKHVGPEEEVFIDPFHEGAILSVEECEELVWEATGRSDLLSPHHLEATTRRQMLLRLLHNLKAIYVGREDYTRALGVIELALTIAPWDLDQVRDRGLVCYHLGRYGQAIADLESYLRFCDGAPDSAKIAMVVDMARQRLADEGQEGK; encoded by the coding sequence ATGAGGGAGGGACGCTGGCACCGACAGGCCCTGGCTCGCGAAGTCCAGGCGCCCGACGACCAGATCGACCTGGCCCGCTGCGCCCTCCTCATCGCCTGTGAGGAGTACCCGGGGCTGGACGTGGACTCCTACCTGTGCCTCCTGGACGAGCTGGCCTGTCGCTGCAGGAGGCAGCTGCGACCCGGCAGCGGCCCTTACCACATCATCGGCACCATCAATCACGTCCTCTTCCAGCAGGAGGGCTTTCGGGGCAACCGACGCGACTATTACGACCCCGACAACTCCTATCTGAACCGGGTGCTGGAGCGAAAGGTGGGCATCCCCATCACCCTTTCGCTGGTCTACATGGAGGTGGCGCGCCGCCTGGGCTTCCCCCTTTGGGGTGTGGCCCTGCCCGGCCACTTCATCGTCAAGCACGTGGGGCCCGAGGAGGAGGTCTTCATCGACCCCTTCCATGAGGGTGCCATCCTCAGCGTCGAGGAATGCGAGGAGCTGGTTTGGGAGGCCACCGGCCGCTCCGACCTGCTGAGCCCCCACCACCTGGAGGCCACCACCAGGCGCCAGATGCTACTGCGCCTGTTGCATAACCTGAAGGCCATCTACGTGGGGCGAGAGGACTACACCCGCGCCCTGGGAGTCATCGAGCTGGCTCTCACCATCGCCCCCTGGGACCTGGACCAGGTGCGGGACCGGGGCCTGGTCTGCTATCATCTGGGCCGCTACGGCCAGGCCATCGCGGACCTGGAAAGCTATCTGCGCTTCTGCGACGGCGCTCCCGATTCGGCCAAGATAGCCATGGTGGTGGACATGGCCCGCCAGCGCCTGGCCGACGAGGGCCAGGAAGGCAAGTGA